Proteins encoded in a region of the Bactrocera tryoni isolate S06 chromosome 4, CSIRO_BtryS06_freeze2, whole genome shotgun sequence genome:
- the LOC120774885 gene encoding homeobox protein extradenticle has protein sequence MEDPNRMMAHTGGMMAPQAYGMPGQDDGQNTGNENEVRKQKDIGEILQQIMSISEQSLDEAQARKHTLNCHRMKPALFSVLCEIKEKTVLSIRNTQEEEPPDPQLMRLDNMLIAEGVAGPEKGGGGAAAASAAAASQGSSLSIDGADNAIEHSDYRAKLAQIRQIYHQELEKYEQACNEFTTHVMNLLREQSRTRPITPKEIERMVQIIHKKFSSIQMQLKQSTCEAVMILRSRFLDARRKRRNFSKQASEILNEYFYSHLSNPYPSEEAKEELARKCGITVSQVSNWFGNKRIRYKKNIGKAQEEANLYAAKKAAGASPYSMAGPPSGTTTPMMSPAPPQDSMGYPMGSGGYDQQQYDNSMGGYDHTLHQDLSP, from the exons ATGGAAGACCCCAATCGTATGATGGCTCATACGGGCGGTATGATGGCTCCGCAAGCCTATGGTATGCCAGGTCAGGATGATGGACAAAATACTGGAAACGAAAATGAAGTGCGTAAACAGAAAGATATCGGTGAAATTTTGCAGCAGATCATGAGCATTTCGGAGCAATCATTAGATGAGGCGCAAGCAAGAAAACACACTTTAAACTGTCATCGTATGAAGCCGGCTTTGTTTTCGGTGCTGTGTGAGATTAAGGAGAAAACCG TCCTTTCAATTCGTAATACGCAAGAGGAAGAACCACCAGATCCACAGTTAATGCGTCTGGATAATATGCTTATCGCAGAAGGTGTTGCAGGACCAGAAAAAGGTGGTGGCGGAGCAGCGGCCGCTTCCGCGGCAGCAGCAAGTCAAG GATCTTCCTTGTCGATCGATGGAGCTGACAACGCAATTGAGCATTCAGATTACCGAGCAAAGCTTGCACAGATTCGTCAGATATATCATCAAGAGCTAGAGAAATATGAACAGGCGTGCAATGAATTCACCACACATGTTATGAACTTACTTCGAGAACAAAGTAGGACCAG GCCAATTACACCTAAGGAAATTGAACGCATGGTccaaataattcacaaaaaattcAGCTCAATACAAATGCAGTTGAAGCAATCGACGTGCGAAGCTGTAATGATATTACGATCTCGATTTCTGGACGCTAGACGTAAGCGTCGCAATTTTAGTAAGCAAGCTTCCGAAATTCTCAATGAGTATTTCTATAGTCATTTGAGCAACCCATATCCATCTGAGGAAGCAAAAGAGGAGTTAGCGAGAAAGTGTGGAATAACA gtttCCCAAGTTTCTAATTGGTTCGGTAACAAACGCATTCGATACAAAAAGAACATAGGTAAGGCACAGGAAGAGGCCAATTTATATGCTGCTAAGAAGGCAGCTGGTGCTTCGCCATATTCAATGGCTGGCCCACCAAGTGGCACCACTACACCTATGATGTCACCAGCACCTCCACAGGATTCTATGGGCTACCCCATGGGCTCAGGCGGGTACGATCAGCAGCAATACGATAACAGTATGGGCGGTTACGACCATACTCTACATCAGGACCTTAGCCCTTGA
- the LOC120774889 gene encoding pre-mRNA-splicing factor 38B isoform X2, translating into MEPWERGSRKTSGQTGMCGGVRGVGAGGIVSTAYCLLYKLYTLRLTRKQVNGLLNHTDSPYIRALGFMYLRYTQPPADLYDWYEDYFQDEEEIDVKAGGGQTITIGQVVYQFLTKLDWFSTLFPRIPVPIQKQIEKKLEEYCRKNNISQQQLSSARNVAPNSGGANYDYDDAIYDRRSGGAGSSRSRLQQASSGSYRDEHDDRDNYCNRRREDSPSNSYHSSRDRDHYREKHKKKHKRKHHSRSRSRSRSESRNRTERRKDLDCDRDRERERNRPKERDFERRGRDYEERRYR; encoded by the exons ATGGAGCCTTGGGAGCGAGGATCTCGAAAAACGTCTGGACAAACTGGCATGTGTGGCGGA GTGCGAGGAGTGGGCGCTGGCGGCATTGTATCCACGGCTTACTGTCTATTGTATAAATTGTACACCCTTAGGCTGACTAGAAAGCAGGTTAACGGACTTCTAAACCACACAGATTCACCCTATATAAGGGCTCTAG gttttatgTACCTTAGATATACTCAACCGCCAGCAGATTTGTACGACTGGTATGAAGATTATTttcaagatgaagaagaaattgaTGTAAAGGCTGGCGGTGGACAG ACTATAACTATTGGCCAGGTGGTGTATCAATTTCTCACTAAGCTCGATTGGTTTTCTACATTATTTCCTCGTATACCTGTTCCTATCCAAAAGCAAATAGAAAAGAAATTGGAGGAATATTGTcgcaaaaataatataagtcAACAGCAATTAAGCTCAGCAAGGAATGTGGCACCCAATAGTGGAGGTGCGAATTATGACTATGATGATGCAATTTATGATCGCAGAAGTGGTGGCGCTGGTAGCAGTCGAAGCAGACTTCAACAAGCAAGTAGTGGGAGTTATCGAGACGAGCACGATGACCGCGATAACTACTGTAACAGAAGACGTGAAGATTCGCCTTCAAACTCATACCACAGCAGCAGGGATCGGGATCACTACCGAGAAAAGcacaagaaaaaacataagCGCAAGCACCATTCTAGAAGTAGAAGTCGTAGTCGAAGTGAAAGTCGGAATCGAACTGAACGGAGAAAAGATTTGGATTGTGATAGGGACCGTGAACGTGAGCGAAACAGGCCTAAGGAAAGAGATTTCGAGCGTCGTGGCCGTGACTATGAGGAGCGCCGATATCgttaa
- the LOC120774884 gene encoding uncharacterized protein LOC120774884: MLKWAVNTPRLSYLTVDESKANTENLQLKTLSALSPGKLSTPNEIISTQTQTLSVKRQRLKRKSSDIYLSRRLQNWLDKENQVTSTPLHSSSKVYNKNGPLRRLNSFKDLSNIIPYENAVSNNPPNPNLSQFNAPSQCIDNDILTKNNPVNYATTLPTLEVEYSPCGLVPGPILALRGLGIADRYFDQPRYLPHNKSEETIVQTKPTINIINSTFQNQRHTRRSLNSIRDDTASLSSSKMGDQTLERMIDAILESTRKEKKPMKFARQSNNQQCMVMSPTYTPAEDPANDLSEFWIETQNEEPLLQTMRKKRRSRPASVTSIYSEREVRSPHRTSNRKRNIFHLRRQRAVRRKRKTPKDSVKQYTHKIGEPTSTNKELTESAEHNCKRVDNSSPDSGHNSFSELDDNSIMLESNCLAIVSPLESSDLCALNSTKRRLSFTNQTSIV; this comes from the coding sequence atgCTTAAGTGGGCAGTTAACACACCGCGACTGTCCTATCTTACAGTGGACGAATCAAAAGCAAATACCGAAAACTTGCAGCTGAAAACTTTAAGCGCCTTATCCCCGGGAAAACTCAGCACTCCTAATGAAATAATTTCCACCCAAACACAAACGCTCTCCGTCAAGCGGCAGAGGCTGAAACGGAAATCTTCTGATATTTACCTTTCACGACGTTTGCAAAACTGGTTGGATAAGGAAAATCAAGTGACATCTACTCCACTTCACTCAAGCTCAAAGGTATATAACAAAAACGGTCCTTTGCGTCGGCTTAACAGTTTCAAAGACTTATCCAACATCATACCTTATGAGAACGCTGTCTCAAACAATCCCCCAAACCCAAACTTATCACAGTTTAACGCACCAAGTCAGTGTATAGATAATGATATATTAACAAAGAACAATCCTGTCAACTATGCTACTACACTGCCTACTCTCGAAGTCGAATACTCGCCATGCGGCCTAGTTCCCGGACCGATTCTGGCATTGCGCGGTTTGGGTATTGCTGATAGATACTTTGATCAACCGCGATATCTGCCACATAATAAGAGCGAGGAAACTATAGTACAAACAAAACCAAccattaatataattaattctaCGTTTCAAAATCAAAGGCATACACGACGATCTTTAAATAGCATACGCGATGATACTGCATCATTGAGCTCTTCCAAAATGGGTGATCAAACGCTGGAACGTATGATAGACGCGATATTGGAGAGCACAAGAAAGGAAAAGAAGCCTATGAAGTTTGCGAGACAATCAAATAACCAGCAGTGCATGGTAATGTCACCCACATACACACCTGCAGAAGATCCCGCCAACGATTTAAGTGAATTTTGGATTGAGACACAAAATGAAGAGCCGCTTTTACAAACAATGCGAAAGAAACGACGTTCTCGACCAGCTAGTGTTACATCAATATACAGCGAGCGAGAGGTTCGGTCTCCACATCGAACAAGCAACCGTAAACGTAATATTTTTCACTTGCGCCGACAGCGAGCAGTGCGTAGAAAACGGAAAACTCCTAAGGACAGCGTGAAACAATATACACATAAAATAGGTGAGCCAACATCGACAAACAAAGAACTAACAGAATCGGCCGAGCATAATTGTAAACGGGTTGATAATTCAAGCCCTGATAGTGGTCACAATTCCTTCAGCGAATTGGATGACAATTCCATCATGCTGGAGAGTAATTGCTTAGCGATCGTCAGCCCGCTGGAGAGCTCTGATCTGTGTGCTTTAaattcaacaaaacggcgcctTAGCTTTACAAATCAGACGTCAAtcgtatag
- the LOC120774889 gene encoding pre-mRNA-splicing factor 38B isoform X1: MDEEYQQQSSAAKKIGKQHNTLPLWGNEATMNLNPLILANIQGSSYFKVHLFKLKTYHEVVDEIYYQVKHMEPWERGSRKTSGQTGMCGGVRGVGAGGIVSTAYCLLYKLYTLRLTRKQVNGLLNHTDSPYIRALGFMYLRYTQPPADLYDWYEDYFQDEEEIDVKAGGGQTITIGQVVYQFLTKLDWFSTLFPRIPVPIQKQIEKKLEEYCRKNNISQQQLSSARNVAPNSGGANYDYDDAIYDRRSGGAGSSRSRLQQASSGSYRDEHDDRDNYCNRRREDSPSNSYHSSRDRDHYREKHKKKHKRKHHSRSRSRSRSESRNRTERRKDLDCDRDRERERNRPKERDFERRGRDYEERRYR; the protein is encoded by the exons ATGGATGAAG AATATCAGCAGCAGTCTTCAGCGGCGAAGAAGATTGGTAAACAACATAATACTCTGCCGCTGTGGGGAAATGAAGCAACTATGAACCTCAATCCCCTTATTCTAGCGAACATACAGGGCTCTAGCTATTTCAAAG TTCATTTGTTCAAACTTAAAACTTATCATGAAGTTGTTGACGAGATCTATTATCAAGTAAAACACATGGAGCCTTGGGAGCGAGGATCTCGAAAAACGTCTGGACAAACTGGCATGTGTGGCGGA GTGCGAGGAGTGGGCGCTGGCGGCATTGTATCCACGGCTTACTGTCTATTGTATAAATTGTACACCCTTAGGCTGACTAGAAAGCAGGTTAACGGACTTCTAAACCACACAGATTCACCCTATATAAGGGCTCTAG gttttatgTACCTTAGATATACTCAACCGCCAGCAGATTTGTACGACTGGTATGAAGATTATTttcaagatgaagaagaaattgaTGTAAAGGCTGGCGGTGGACAG ACTATAACTATTGGCCAGGTGGTGTATCAATTTCTCACTAAGCTCGATTGGTTTTCTACATTATTTCCTCGTATACCTGTTCCTATCCAAAAGCAAATAGAAAAGAAATTGGAGGAATATTGTcgcaaaaataatataagtcAACAGCAATTAAGCTCAGCAAGGAATGTGGCACCCAATAGTGGAGGTGCGAATTATGACTATGATGATGCAATTTATGATCGCAGAAGTGGTGGCGCTGGTAGCAGTCGAAGCAGACTTCAACAAGCAAGTAGTGGGAGTTATCGAGACGAGCACGATGACCGCGATAACTACTGTAACAGAAGACGTGAAGATTCGCCTTCAAACTCATACCACAGCAGCAGGGATCGGGATCACTACCGAGAAAAGcacaagaaaaaacataagCGCAAGCACCATTCTAGAAGTAGAAGTCGTAGTCGAAGTGAAAGTCGGAATCGAACTGAACGGAGAAAAGATTTGGATTGTGATAGGGACCGTGAACGTGAGCGAAACAGGCCTAAGGAAAGAGATTTCGAGCGTCGTGGCCGTGACTATGAGGAGCGCCGATATCgttaa
- the LOC120774879 gene encoding raf homolog serine/threonine-protein kinase Raf, whose protein sequence is MSSTSSTDDSGDLFDPLAEELQNVQSVIHVTRENIDALNAKFANLQEPPPMYITEYQELTSKLHDLFVKEHELMEQVSSQQEEANKIDQQKIQFEYTNHQSQYQNQNQQQSSHQHALLPSIDMTDSYVANSNSGSRCSTLTRPPKVLLRAHLPNQQRTSVEVVPGVRLRDALMKALKLRQLKPDMCEVSATDSGRSIIPWDTDIGSLMVEEIYVRLLDKFPIMTHISHQFIRKTFFSLAFCEGCRRLLFSGFYCSQCNFRFHQRCSDKVPTLCQQFPMDISYYQRLLAQNPENFVGILHPGRNAILNQGRHPRTISQQDRSNSAPNVCINRPLTEAQRCLVQNHVPLQHHGSDHPNSTQASPTGTLKTIKRQRARSADESNKNLLSPRDGKGSEENWNIQAEEILIGPRIGSGSFGTVYKAHWHGPVAVKTLNVKTPSPVQLQAFKNEVAMLKKTRHCNILLFMGCVSKPSLAIVTQWCEGSSLYKHIHVNETKFKLNTLIDIGRQVAQGMDYLHAKNIIHRDLKSNNIFLHEDLSVKIGDFGLATAKTRWSGEKQANQPTGSILWMAPEVIRMQEQNPYSFQSDVYAFGIVIYELLAECLPYSHINNKDQILFMVGRGLLRPDMTKVRGDAPQALKRLAEDCIKYDRNDRPLFRPLLNMLETMLRAMPKIHRSASEPNMTQTQLHSEDFYQCPSPKTPVNFSNFQFYNSAGNI, encoded by the exons ATGTCTAGCACCTCTTCTACCGACGATAGTGGAGATTTGTTCGATCCTCTTGCCGAAGAGCTCCAAAATGTTCAATCTGTAATACATGTTACGCGTGAAAATATAGATGCCCTTAATGCAAAGTTTGCAAATTTACAAGAGCCGCCTCCAATGTATATAACAGAATATCAAGAACTTACTTCGAAGCTTCATGATCTTTTCGTAAAGGAACATGAACTAATGGAGCAAGTGAGCAGCCAGCAAGAGGAAGCAAATAAAATAGATCAACAAAAAATCCAGTTTGAATATACCAATCACCAATCCCAATATCAGAATCAGAATCAGCAACAATCATCGCATCAACATGCGCTTTTACCATCAATTGATATG acgGATTCTTATGTGGCAAACAGTAATAGTGGAAGTCGATGTAGTACTTTAACGCGACCACCAAAAGTGCTGTTGCGAGCTCATTTACCAAATCAACAGCGAACATCTGTTGAAGTTGTACCAGGTGTTCGATTACGAGATGCGCTTATGAAGGCACTTAAATTACGACAACTAAAACCAGACATGTGTGAAGTTTCTGCAACAGATAGTGGCCGCAGCATTATTCCATGGGACACTGATATTGGTTCACTCATGGTGGAAGAAATTTATGTACGCTTATTGGATAAATTTCCAATAATGACTCATATATCACACCAGTTCATAAGaaagacatttttttcattggcCTTTTGTGAGGGCTGTCGTCGTTTGCTTTTTAGTGGTTTTTACTGCAGCCAGTGTAATTTTCGGTTCCATCAAAGATGTTCCGATAAAGTACCCACACTTTGTCAACAATTTCCAATGGATATTTCCTATTATCAACGACTTTTGGCACAAAACCCAGAAAATTTTGTTGGAATATTACATCCTGGAAGGAATGCGATATTAAATCAAGGAAGGCACCCTCGCACAATTAGCCAACAAGATCGCTCAAACTCAGCTCCGAATGTGTGTATTAATAGACCATTAACAGAGGCGCAACGGTGTTTAGTGCAGAATCATGTTCCTTTACAG CATCATGGTAGCGATCACCCTAACTCAACACAGGCTTCACCCACCGGCACGTTGAAAACTATAAAGCGACAAAGAGCTCGGTCTGCAgacgaaagcaataaaaatcttTTGTCACCTCGGGACGGAAAAGGTTCTGAAGAAAATTGG aATATTCAAGCTGAGGAAATCCTGATTGGTCCGAGGATTGGTTCCGGATCTTTTGGTACCGTATATAAAGCTCATTGGCATGGTCCAGTGGCTGTAAAAACATTGAATGTTAAAACTCCAAGTCCTGTCCAGTTGCAGGCATTTAAAAATGAAGTGGCCATGTTAAAAAAGACCCGACATTGCAATATTCTTTTGTTTATGGGGTGTGTCTCTAAACCGTCGTTAGCTATTGTAACGCAATGGTGCGAAGGTTCTAGTctgtacaaacatatacacgTAAATGAAACTAAGTTTAAACTCAACACTTTAATCGATATTGGTAGACAAGTGGCGCAAGGAATGGATTATCTtcatgcaaaaaatataattcatag GGATTTAAAATCTAACAACATATTTTTACATGAGGATTTGTCGGTAAAGATAGGTGATTTCGGTTTGGCCACTGCAAAGACACGCTGGTCTGGAGAAAAACAAGCGAATCAACCTACTGGCAGTATTTTGTGGATGGCTCCCGAAGTGATACGCATGCAAGAACAGAATCCTTATTCCTTCCAATCGGACGTTTATGCCTTTGGTATTGTTATATACGAGCTATTAGCTGAATGTTTACCATATAGTCATATCAacaacaaagaccaaattttgttcatggTTGGACGGGGATTGCTTCGACCAGATATGACTAAAGTGCGAGGGGACGCCCCACAAGCTCTCAAACGTCTGGCCGAGGATTGTATTAAATATGATCGAAACGATCGCCCACTATTTCGACCTCTACTGAACATGTTGGAAACTATGTTAAGGGCAATGCCGAAAATTCACCGTAGTGCTAGTGAACCAAATATGACGCAAACACAGTTACATAGTGAAGATTTCTATCAGTGCCCTAGTCCTAAAACTCCAGTTAACTTCAGTAATTTCCAGTTTTATAATAGTGCGGGTAATATCTAG